In a single window of the Coffea eugenioides isolate CCC68of chromosome 3, Ceug_1.0, whole genome shotgun sequence genome:
- the LOC113766008 gene encoding uncharacterized protein LOC113766008: MEQNNLGKAPPKMFGSRDKRNSNLYCLYHRDIGHETEDCNDLKKEIENHIRQGHLKQFIRRGGGQQRNEPRRDNRGDQRRDERRPSRSSCRPPEDPRETKKPPRDGSSGHGLGYGPNIDGVINTIAGGPTGGDSQNSRKRTYRQANPDQAESSSRLSEVITYGPSDPVPSASSSHEALVIEVLTNNYIVKKVYIDPGSSVDIMYLRTFDNLKLARESMTPVRTPLVGFGGHVVHLEGMVTLTVTVGCHPRCRTIPVNFTVVRADSPYNLLLGRPTLNALRAVYSTYHLSFKFPIPAGVAEVSSDVCTARECYLATLQAVSPSTSNARSEKRSDILSIDCIDPQQTVKLQKLETGDEVEEIPLDPMNPDQTIRVGICLPDPVRTGMVNLLREYRDVFAWAADEVQGVPHHLMIHELNVDPQARPVKQKRRHLGPERSRAVEEEVDKLLPAKIIREVQYPTWLSNPVMVKKDTGAWRMCVDFTDLNKACPKDCYPLPKVDTLVDSAMGYEVLYFLDAFKGYHQIGMSPEDQEKTAFYTDRGTYCYTTMPFGLKNAGATYQRLVNQAFKSQIGRNVEAYVDDILLKSQTTSSFLSDLREVFEVLRKTRMMLNPKKCVFGVTSGKFLGYLVSRRGIEANPDKVKAIQEMSSPRCIRDVQRLTGRLAALNRFLSQSASKALPFFKVLKKADGFSWTGECQQAFEQLKEYLHHLPTLTSPRPGDKLFLYLSAAAETISAVLIREEGVQMPVYYVSRVLRGPETRYTQAEKLVLTLIHAARRLKPYFLAHHICLRTDQPLRQVLSRPEASRRLTKWAIELGEYDLSYEPRAAIKAQALADFLAELTFDEVKDSTSANISPTAEPQRWILHVDGSSNSEGSGAYLLLEDPQGEICSYALRFDFAASNNEAEYEAVIVGLQLARKLGAAHILAYSDSQLVVCQILGEYEAREEVMHRYLSKVLQLVAHFESFEIQRIPRSHNRRADALSRLASTSFSDLNKTVLVEVLAEPGYVGEVICPIYPGDTWMGPLFRFLSRGELPEDRVGSRKLQRKAARYAFRDDLLYKRSYLGPWLRCITPEEGEKILQDIHEGLCGAHVGYRMLVKKALLLGYFWPTLRVDAQVMVLSCPSCQHHAPEHHQPTNLMIPITSPWPFEQWGTDIIGPFPRAPGNFAYAVVAVDYLTKWVEAEPLRSITGSAVQKFFWKSVVCRFGLPRVVISDNGRQFADNPFKIWCQNLGIKQYFTSVGHPQANGQAENFNRTLLHGLKTRLYRGGSSWVEELPSVLWSYRTTPRSATQETPFSLTYGSEAVVPTEFITPSPRMAAYAVEVNEEERRVDLDLAEEKRDMAAAKVAIYKNILTGYYNTRVKHLRFSPGDLVLRKNSVSRAEPQGKLNPKWEGPYRVVESSQNGYCKLAYRDGSRVPRTWHAENLKLYCP; encoded by the coding sequence ATGGAACAAAACAATCTTGGAAAGGCACCTCCCAAGATGTTCGGCAGCCGGGATAAGAGGAACTCGAACCTCTACTGCCTGTACCACCGGGACATCGGGCACGAAACTGAGGACTGCAACGATCTCAAAAAGGAGATCGAGAACCACATCAGACAGGGGCACCTGAAGCAGTTCATCCGCCGAGGTGGAGGTCAGCAACGTAATGAGCCCCGACGAGATAACCGGGGTGATCAACGCCGGGACGAAAGGCGGCCCTCCAGAAGCAGTTGCAGGCCTCCAGAGGATCCTAGGGAGACGAAAAAGCCTCCCCGAGACGGATCCTCAGGACACGGATTAGGGTATGGACCCAACATAGATGGGGTCATCAATACAATTGCCGGAGGTCCGACGGGAGGGGATAGCCAAAACTCCCGGAAGAGGACCTACAGGCAGGCTAACCCGGATCAGGCTGAGTCGAGTTCTCGTCTATCCGAGGTGATAACCTACGGGCCTAGTGACCCCGTCCCATCTGCTTCAAGTAGTCACGAAGCCTTGGTGATTGAAGTGCTTACCAACAACTATATCGTGAAGAAAGTCTACATTGACCCGGGAAGTTCGGTGGACATCATGTACCTCCGCACGTTCGATAACCTCAAACTAGCCAGGGAAAGCATGACCCCGGTAAGGACACCCCTTGTGGGTTTCGGGGGACATGTTGTGCATCTCGAGGGGATGGTGACCCTGACGGTAACTGTGGGGTGCCACCCCCGGTGTCGGACCATTCCGGTCAACTTCACCGTGGTAAGGGCCGATTCCCCGTACAACCTTCTCCTAGGTCGGCCCACGCTTAATGCTTTGCGGGCAGTATATTCCACCTATCACCTGAGCTTCAAGTTCCCTATTCCCGCGGGGGTTGCCGAGGTCAGCAGTGACGTTTGCACAGCCCGGGAGTGTTATCTCGCCACTTTACAAGCGGTCTCCCCATCCACCTCTAATGCGAGGTCAGAAAAGAGGTCGGACATTCTCTCGATTGATTGCATCGATCCTCAACAAACGGTGAAGCTCCAGAAGCTTGAAACCGGAGATGAGGTGGAGGAGATTCCCCTGGACCCCATGAATCCGGACCAAACGATCCGTGTCGGCATCTGTTTGCCTGACCCAGTCAGGACAGGAATGGTGAACCTCCTCCGAGAATACCGGGACGTCTTTGCTTGGGCTGCAGATGAGGTCCAAGGAGTCCCGCACCACCTCATGATACACGAGCTCAATGTTGACCCACAGGCACGCCCGGTCAAACAAAAAAGGAGGCACCTCGGCCCAGAGAGAAGCCGAGCTGTCGAAGAAGAGGTGGACAAGCTCTTGCCTGCAAAAATAATCCGAGAAGTCCAATACCCGACCTGGTTATCCAACCCGGTCATGGTCAAGAAAGACACCGGGGCTTGGAGGATGTGCGTCGACTTCACCGACCTCAATAAAGCTTGTCCCAAGGACTGCTACCCACTGCCCAAAGTCGACACCTTGGTGGATTCAGCAATGGGTTATGAGGTCCTCTACTTTCTTGACGCCTTTAAGGGGTACCACCAGATAGGCATGAGTCCAGAGGACCAGGAGAAGACTGCATTCTACACTGACCGAGGCACCTATTGCTACACCACCATGCCTTTTGGACTAAAGAATGCCGGGGCCACGTACCAACGCTTGGTCAACCAAGCCTTCAAATCTCAGATCGGGCGAAATGTCGAAGCCTACGTGGACGACATTCTCCTCAAAAGCCAGACGACCTCTTCCTTCCTCTCTGACCTGAGAGAAGTCTTTGAGGTCCTAAGGAAGACGCGGATGATGCTGAACCCCAAGAAATGCGTCTTCGGTGTCACTTCgggaaaatttctgggttacCTCGTCTCGAGACGGGGTATCGAAGCAAACCCAGACAAGGTGAAAGCCATTCAAGAAATGTCTTCACCTCGGTGCATTCGTGATGTCCAGAGGCTGACGGGGCGGTTGGCCGCCCTGAATCGGTTCTTATCGCAATCAGCTTCCAAGGCATTGCCATTTTTCAAGGTCTTAAAAAAGGCCGACGGCTTCTCCTGGACCGGGGAATGTCAACAGGCCTTCGAACAATTGAAAGAATATCTCCACCACCTCCCAACACTCACCTCACCTCGTCCAGGGGACAAGTTATTCTTATACTTATCTGCTGCAGCCGAAACGATAAGTGCCGTGTTGATAAGGGAGGAAGGTGTACAGATGCCCGTTTATTATGTCAGCCGAGTCCTCCGAGGTCCGGAGACCAGATACACTCAGGCGGAGAAGCTCGTGCTGACCTTAATCCATGCAGCTCGTAGGCTTAAGCCCTACTTTCTAGCCCATCACATATGCTTGAGGACTGACCAACCACTTCGGCAAGTATTATCACGGCCAGAGGCTTCTAGACGCCTCACCAAGTGGGCTATCGAGCTGGGGGAGTACGACCTGTCTTACGAACCTCGCGCAGCAATCAAGGCTCAGGCCCTCGCAGACTTTCTAGCCGAGCTCACCTTTGATGAGGTGAAGGACAGTACCTCGGCTAACATTTCTCCTACTGCCGAGCCTCAGCGGTGGATTCTACATGTGGATGGCTCGTCTAACAGTGAGGGTAGTGGAGCATATTTGCTCCTCGAAGACCCCCAAGGAGAAATATGTTCATATGCTTTGAGATTTGACTTCGCCGCTTCTAACAACGAGGCTGAGTACGAAGCTGTCATTGTCGGCCTGCAACTAGCTCGTAAGCTAGGGGCCGCGCACATCTTGGCCTATAGTGACTCCCAACTCGTTGTGTGCCAAATACTAGGCGAATACGAGGCTAGGGAAGAGGTGATGCATCGCTACCTCTCCAAAGTCCTCCAACTGGTGGCACACTTCGAGTCTTTTGAAATCCAAAGAATACCGCGGTCACATAATAGGAGGGCAGATGCCCTCTCTCGGCTCGCTTCTACCTCCTTCTCTGACCTGAACAAGACAGTTCTTGTGGAAGTCTTGGCCGAGCCAGGATATGTGGGGGAAGTTATATGTCCAATTTATCCAGGGGACACCTGGATGGGACCGCTATTCCGATTTCTCAGCCGGGGTGAACTTCCTGAAGACCGAGTCGGGTCCCGGAAACTGCAACGAAAAGCAGCTCGGTACGCTTTTCGGGACGATCTCCTGTACAAGAGGTCATACCTCGGCCCATGGCTGCGATGTATCACTCCGGAAGAAGGGGAGAAGATCCTGCAAGACATTCATGAAGGACTTTGTGGTGCTCACGTCGGCTACAGGATGCTCGTTAAAAAAGCTTTGCTGCTCGGATATTTCTGGCCCACCCTGAGGGTGGATGCCCAGGTCATGGTCCTTAGCTGTCCTTCTTGTCAGCATCATGCCCCAGAGCATCACCAGCCAACCAATCTTATGATCCCCATCACTTCGCCATGGCCATTCGAACAGTGGGGGACTGATATAATCGGACCATTCCCCAGGGCCCCAGGCAATTTTGCATACGCGGTGGTGGCGGTAGACTACCTCACCAAATGGGTTGAGGCTGAGCCTTTGAGAAGCATCACCGGATCAGCAGTTCAAAAATTCTTCTGGAAGAGCGTCGTTTGTCGCTTCGGCCTACCCCGGGTGGTCATCTCGGATAATGGAAGGCAGTTCGCTGACAACCCTTTCAAGATATGGTGTCAAAACCTGGGAATCAAACAATATTTTACCTCGGTAGGACACCCTCAGGCCAATGGACAGGCCGAAAACTTTAACCGCACTCTCCTCCACGGCCTTAAAACCAGATTATACCGAGGTGGATCGTCATGGGTAGAAGAACTCCCCAGCGTCTTGTGGTCCTACAGGACCACTCCGAGGTCGGCAACCCAAGAGACCCCGTTCTCTTTGACGTATGGGTCAGAAGCTGTGGTCCCAACCGAATTCATAACGCCGAGCCCACGGATGGCCGCGTATGCTGTCGAAGTCAACGAGGAGGAGCGGCGGGTTGACCTCGACCTCGCCGAGGAGAAACGTGATATGGCCGCGGCCAAAGTTGCTATCTATAAAAATATCCTAACTGGTTACTACAATACTCGGGTCAAACACCTACGGTTCAGCCCGGGAGATCTCGTGCTCCGGAAGAACTCGGTCAGCCGAGCTGAACCTCAGGGCAAACTGAATCCTAAGTGGGAGGGACCCTATCGCGTTGTCGAGTCCAGCCAAAATGGATACTGTAAATTAGCGTACCGAGATGGGTCTCGGGTGCCTCGAACTTGGCATGCCGAAAATCTTAAACTGTATTGCCCTTGA